The DNA sequence TATTTTTCACACCACCTGTGGGGCTCCATCCTGAACTCTTtacctggggagggggtggggggtggcctcCAGATGGTGAAAGCCGGGtcgcagcccctccccggcctctTGCCCCAGGGACCTCCGTGGGAACCCGTTCCAGTGTGACTGCCGTGTCCTCTGGCTGCTGCAGTGGATCCCCAGCGTGAACGCCAGCGTGGGGACCGGGGCCTGTGCCGGCCCCACCGCCCTGGCCCACATGCAGCTCCGCCATCTCGACCCCAAGACGTTCAAGTGCAGAACCATAGGTGGGGGCTTTccctgtggggtgggagggaccgCAGGGGTTCGCAGAAGAAGGCGGGAGATCAGGGGTCAGAGCCCTGGGCTGACGGGTTCACCTCACTTCCTGCTTCCTGCCGTTTCCTGGCTGTGAGACTGAGCAAGCAGcatcacctccctgagcctcagtttcctcgtctgtacaATGGAGGTAGTAAACAGTGACAGGATTGCTGTGAGAATTCAGTGATGTATCCACACCTGGATAACATTTGGCACAGAGCCTGGGATGGGAGGCCCTTATAAATGTTCATTCTTGCTActgttattaatataaaaatggccATTTCTAAAATGCGTCCTATGATCATTTTGCTTTTCCGTAAGCATATGTTGGTGCTGTTATGGGTACTGGGCAATGCAGAGAGCACAGCAGTGATGAAATGGCCCTGGGTCTTGTCCTCATAGAGCCCACAGTCCAGAGGAAAGCAGAGAATGATCAGGATCAGGGCCAGAGTAGGGGAAGCACAGAGTGTTAAGGGCTGGGAGATGGGGAGCCCCCGGGGCTATGGGAGCCCAGAGCCAGAGCAAGAGTCAGATACTCCTGAAGGAATGGGATTTGAGTTCAAATCTGAAGGCTATTAATAcaataataactattattatcatcatcatagcTAAATGTGACGTGTTTTGGGTTTGTCAGACTCATAGAACAAGAGAATTTAACTTAAGggtcatttaaatatatatatatatttatatatatattatatatatttaaatatatttctttattgatttaagagagggagggagagagagagggagatagaaacaacaatgatgagagagaatcattgattggctgcctcctgcacgccccctactggggattaagcctgcaacctgggcaagtgcccttgaccacaatcgaacctgggacccttcagaccacaggccagcactctatccactgagccaaaccggctagggcaagggtccttttttattaagttatttaacaaacattcacCGAGGTCCACTCTGTGCCTGGCCCTATGAAAGGCAATGGGCACACTGTGGTGACCAAGATAACCCTGGGCCTTGGGCCTCACgttctgggggggcgggggggggggggaggaagggagagacaaacattaaataaaacactgcacaaaTAGATGTATGTTACAGATTGCGATAAACACAGGGGGTTCTACCTTACATGGGCATCTGATAAGGGTTTCTAAAGAGATGGCATTAGATCTGGATGTCGCTACGTGAGGTTAGAGGGAAGGACATtgcagagcgggggggggggggggggtgcatgtgcaaaggccctgaggcagcacAGAGCCTGTCCTGCTTGAGGATCAAGGGAAGGCAGGTTTGGTTTGGGAGAGTGAGTGAAAGGACACATGAAGTCAAAGGTGCAGGAGTCTCACTGTACAGGACACTGAGAGCAACGAGAGGAGAGTGGACTTCACCCTGAGGCTGTGGGACGCCATGGTGGGTCTCGAGCAGGGAGTGATAATTTgatggacattttaaaagatcCCTCTTTGGGTGGGCATCCTTGTTAGTTTGGGTCACTGCTGCAATCCCGGCACGTAGAAACAGGCCTGGCCTATCGAGTGAAGTAGTATGACCCGGAGTCAACTGCTCAGCTCCACCACCCCTCTGCGGGGCACCCTGGGTGCACTGTGACCATAAAAGCTAAGTTGTAGCAAAGAGGTTCAAAACGCCCCGAGTTAAAGAAGACAGAGGGCCTGCAGCGTGCACTCCGAGCTCATCTGGGTTGTCCTGGTTTTCATGGTTGACCCTGACTTGTAGCACGTCCACCTGCCAGTTCTTGGGAGTAAAGGGAAGGAGACCAGGTCCAGGGGAGCCTCCTCCAGTTGAGGCAAGCATTGCAGCCACCACTCTGCCCTTGTTCCATTGGAAACCTGGTTTGGACATGGCCACACCTACCTTCAGGAGGGGTCCTGAGGGAGCGCTGGGGTGCTGTGGCCTCTAGCTGGGCAGAGGGTGCCCGCCTCCAATCCCATTTCATGGAAAATGGGAAGATGGGTTTTGCCGGACGACTGGCTGCCTGTGTCTCTCAGCCTTAGCTTCCTCATCCGTAAAGTGGCTATAACAATGGAATGTGCCTCATGGGGATTTTGTgaagttaaatgaattaataaacatGCTGTTTCTAAGCAGTTATTTGATGATGCCACGAAGCTTAGAAAATGAAGCATTCCCATGTTGTTTTGAATTAACACGCTATAGATTAAAAAGATCCCACTCTGTGTACCTAGGAGATGAACACCATGAGGGTCCTCATTTCAGAGATGTGCAAACCGAGGCTCAGCCATGAAGACCTTTGGGGTCTCCCGGGCCTGCCTGACTTTCTCCTTCCACCCCCAGAGCTGTCCCGGTTCCAGACGGTTGGGGAGTCGGCGCTGGGCGTGGAACCTTTCTCCTACCAGGGGGAACCCCACGTGGTCCTGGCACAGCCCTTTGCTGGTCGCTGCCTGATTCTTTCCTGGGACTATGGCCTGCAGCGCTTCCGGCTTGAGGAAGAGCTATCTGGtgagcccgcccgccccccccccccatcttcctGCCTGCgggggacagggggtgggggctgccctgcccacctggcctaaTCTGCCTCTTGCTCCCTGACTCCCCCACAGCTCCCTCGGTGGTGTCCTGCAAGCCGCTGGTGCTGGGCCTGCGCCTCTTCGTGCTGGCGGCCCGCCTGTGGGGAGGCTCGCAGCTGTGGGCTCGGCCCGGGCCCGGCCTGCGCCTGGCCCCGACTCAGGCCCTGGCCCCAAAGCGTCTGCTGAGGCCTAATGACGCTGAGCTCCTGTGGCTAGATGGGCAGCCCTGCTTCGTGGTGGCCGATGCCTCCAAGGCAGGCAGCACCACGCTGCTGTGCCGCGACGGGCCTGGCTTTTACCCACGCCAGAGCCTCCACGCCTGGCACCGGGACACGGATGCCGAGGCCTTTGAGCTGGACGGCCGGCCTCATCTGCTGTTGGCCTCAGCCTCACAGCGGCCCGTGCTCTTCCGCTGGTTTGGGGGCCGCTTCGAGAGGCGCACGGACATCCCCGAGGCCGAGGACGTCTACGCCACACGCCACTTCCAGGCCAGTGGGGATGTGTTCCTGTGCCTGACACGCTACATCGGGGACTCCCTGGTAAGCCCTGGGCCCGACCAGGTGGAGGTGGCAGCAGAGGCCACAAGCCACCTCTGGCCTGCAGTTGAACTCCTACTCAGGGCTGTCTTTGCCATGGGGACCACCCAACATGGGCCGGTCTCTCAGCATTGACCCCGCTTTGCACGCTGGCCTCTAAACTCACAGGGTGCCCCAAGCTCACAGGCTGATCTTCAAACTCCAACCCCGTCTAATGTGTTGATCCTTGAACTCTGACCCCACCCCAACACTGACTTCAAGCCTGTGACCCCTCCAGGCGTTGCTAACCCTGAACTACTCCCATTCTCCAACACAGACACTGGCCCCAAGATTCTGATTCTAACCCCAAACTCTGGCTCTGTAGCTCTGACTCACTCCAGGACTTGTATTTAACCACGGCATCACACTCTGAATCCCCAAGGCTGATGCCCACACCCTCCGGCACTCTCTTTTTAGAGAAAGGTGGACCCAGGGGGCGAGTCTGAGCCTACAAGTCACTGCTCTGACTCAGTCCATAGAGTGTCTCTGTGGGGAGCAAACTGCGGGCACAAGGACGGGAGTAGGTGACCAGGGAAAAGGCGACCGTGGCCGGGTTGGAGGGCGGCCAGAGGAGATGGGAGCAATATAGAGCATAGTAGGTGAAACTGACAGACTCCATTACTGATGGGTTCTATGTTGGGGGATTGGGGGGCAGGAGAAAGAAGGGCCAAGAATGCGGCCTGAGCAGCTGGGTGATGACATTTATAAAGAAAGCTATGGGAGTTTAGGGACCTGCAGGCCTCTACTCACAAGCTGTTCCAAGTCCTCTGAAGCCTAGAGGACGACCAACAGGCCTGGCCCTCTTGGACCCCAGTCCTAACCAGGCCGCCACACTCCGCAGGTCATGCGCTGGGATGGTTCCATGTTCCGCCTGCTGCAGCAACTTCCTTCACGTGGTGCCCACGTCTTCCAGCCACTGCTCATAGCCAGGGACCAGCTGGCTATCCTGGGCAGTGACTTCGCCTTCAGCCAGGTCTTCCGCCTTGAGCCTGACAAGGGGCTCCTGGAACCGTTGCAGGAGCTGGGGCCCCCAGCCTTGGTGGCCCCCCGGGCCTTTGCCCATATCGCCATGGCTGGCAGACGCTTCCTCTTCGCTGCTTGCTTCAAGGGCCCCACACAGATCTACCAGCTTCATGAGTTAGACCTCAGTGCCTGACACTGGATGGGAGCCTGGACAtggttggggagggggctggcgTGGGGAGTCTAGGGCCTCTGGACACCCCCTTGACTGACCTCTTGGCCCCACTTGGGGTTATGGCTGGTCCTGTGAGATACTGGCCACAGGCCAAGTTCAAGGCAAGAACTACCCTCCAGTCTTAAGCAACATCTTGGCTGGGGCAAATGCTGGGCGCTCAGACTGGGGCACGGAACCGGATTCCGGAAGTCGTGGTGGAGTAATGTGCAGAGCCCCATGAGGTCTggaagcaccccccccccccccctcccctcaaccCACCCCTCctaccccagctccctgtgaaaGTACCCAGGAGGAGATGGCTTTCCTCTCCCACTAAACTCAATCTGGCCAATCGCTTTTAGTGCACGCCTCCATGACGTCATCAGTTGCTGGGCAGGTTTTCCTGCCAGGCTTGCTAACTTCCTCTGTTGCTGTGCGCATGCCTGCTGTCAAGGCGGAAGCCCAGCACGTCCTGTCCTTGCTGGTGGGAGGGAAAGCGAGagtttttgcgggggggggggcgtggctcgGGTACTCCTTTCCAGTGAGTGACAGAGGTGAAGGCCGAAGGTGTGTGAGCTCAATAAATGTGCTGTGCACCCGCCCCAGCTGTTGTTGTGGGATCAGTGGGAGAGGGTGTCCCCTGAGtgacatggggggaggggggcgcagtgTCCCAGGAGCAGTGTTATAGagggggaggtcccagggggGCATGTTGGCGTACTCTGGTAAGCTTCTGGAGTTGTCTAAGGAGTGTGGGTTCATGATTATGGGGGATGTTCAAGGGATATAAGGGCATTATTAGGGACAGGTCACAGGTTTAATGTGGGTCTCTTCCTGGGGGGGTCTCTTTTTGGGTGTTTTGAAGGTTTTCATGCACCTTAGGGGTGCCTCTTAAGAGCATTTTGAGGTCTTATTGGGTTTTGGGGAGTCTCAAGGGAGTTTGAGGCTCATTGGAGGCTCTCACACCAGATGGCCATCATATATTATTAGGGTTATCATGGGCAATTACTTAAAAGTCTCACGGAGACATTCGGGTACGAGGAAGGGTCTTGTGTGATAAATTGGGGTCACAGCAGTGAGTGAGCCTTAAGGGGTCTTACTATCTGGGTACTCACATCCTGGTAGGATGATCCCCGTGTCCAGCTGAGTGTCCCAGCATTTCCTCTGGTTACAGCTCCCTTTCACTCTCCAATGTCCCCCGTTTGAACTAGAACATGTTAAATGGCACATGCGGCTCCCGTGGCCGTAGCAGTAGAGGACAAACCCCATGCCATTCGCCAGGTCCCGAGGGAACAGGCCTTTGGACTTTTCCCAACAAGGAGATTCCGCTGCCAGCTTCTGCGGCAGCTTCCCGAGCGTGTCCGCCGCAAATCCTGCCCCAGGACACACACAGAGTCTCAGCTGCTTGGGCTGGAGGCAAGACCACTTTAGATCAAATAGCGAACACGGACCTTACAGTGACAGTGAGGTGGGGTCTGGAAAGGCAGTGTGAGGACAGGAGGGGAATTCCATCCTGGAGTTAGGTTCCTATGCAGACCAGGACgtggggacagagagaggaacTCTGTGTTCTTGGGTGGATCCATCCTCAGCAGTTATGGGCAGAGCCTGGGAGAGGTGATAGGGTCAGCTTGTGAGACCAGATggagtttttttttccccagagcatGCGCAaacacgcaaacacacacacacacacacacacacacacacacacacacacacacacacacacgcctcacATCCTGTGTACCCCTTAGCCCCATCTGTTCCTGTCTTACCTGGAGTGACGAGCGGTGGGGAGTCCCCTGGCCGGTGGCTAGGAAAAGAAAAGTGGTGAAATCTGTAGTTACCTCTTTGTCCTCCCCCTCGAGACTAGAAGACTCTCAGCTTTCCTTAACCTAGCTTCCCGGCTACTCTTCCATCATGGAGTTGTATCCTCCCAGGGTCCCAAGCATTTCAAGATCTGGGGCCCTTTGGGGATTTTCAGCTCCGAAGAATAAGCCTGGGAAGTCTTCGTGGCAGGAAAtctccagggccaagcccggCAACCGGGCCTTTCTTCAAGGCTTAGCTCTTTCACCCCTGGAAGGTGTCTGTCCAGCAGGAGACAGGCACACACTGGGAATCTGCTCacctgggcttctggctgaacttGCATTTGCATTTCCCACCtgttggggagaggggaatggtcaggagaggggaccctgccctgccccactccCCGGGCAGCTCCTCCACTTACTCAGGACCACGATGATGCCGATGGCGCACAGGACCCCTGCACAGATGAGCCCTCCGACTCGGAGGCTGTGCCAGTCTAGGAGAAACCCAGAGGGGGCCCTCAGTGTCAGCCAGCGTCCTCCTCATCCTAGCCCCCATCCCGTTCACAGAGATGCCTGGGCACCGATGCCGTGCTGGGCGCTGGGGTGCAGCTGTGCAGAAAACAAGCCCAGCCTCCTCTGCTCATATCTAGTTACCACGTGGGCAAGTGACACGAGATTTAATGGAGGGTCGGATGGAGAGACGTGGTCTGAAGACAAGTGAGCGGAGCCGGGGAACAGGAAGCCGGAGGGCAGCTCTTTAGGGAGAGTGGTCAGGGAGGGCCTCTCTGGGGGCCCACTGGAGCAGAGACGTGGGGAGATGAGGGCGGGAGCGTGTGGCATGTGGGAGgaagtattccaggcagagggatcaGAAAGGACAAAGATCTGCAGGCAGGGAGTGCACCTGCTGAGTCTGAGCCCCAGCAGAGAGGCTGCTGTGGCCTGAGCAGAAGCAgtgacggggtgggggggaggaggacagaggagggaCACGGAGCAGATCGTGTGGAAGGTGGAGGCCACGGAGGATTTGGATCAAACGGCACAGCTCCTCCAGGAAGTGTTCTCAAGTCAAACCCACCCAGACTTGATTTGAACACAACAATGGCGTCTTACGAACTGTCCCTGCTTCTCGTAAACTGTCCTTGCTGGATAGCCATGCATCTTCCCGAGGACCAGGCTGGCCTGTCTTGTTCCCTGAATCCACTGTGGTTGCGGGCCAAAGTCCCTGTCCAATCCTATCCTtgcccccttcccacccacaTCAGACCCTCACCCAACGCTGTGTGGGACCCGCGGCACAAAGCGGtgtgaggggtggggcaggaggagccAAGGGAAGGGCACCAGCTCTTACCATAGTAAAAAGGACTGTTTTTatctgaaaggaaaggaaaaaagaacataaatccAGGAGCATAGCTGGAATACAGGGGCTCCAGGGGgaatttgggggcgggggaggggaggcggggcggaggctgaTAGAAGAGCACAGTCTGACTTACCTTCTGGGTCGTTGGCGTCCAgggcaggcaggcctggcaggagaagcaggaaggagaggacGTGGGTGCCGGTCTCAGGAAGTTGGCAGGGCCAGGGGCTCGGAGAAAGGTCCCCCCTATGGACAGTCCCTGCCTCCCGAGGGGGCAGGGGTCCAGCCCCAAACTAGCCCGTCCCATCTCGGAGGTGTggaccctcccctcagccccgcaccTGCGAGCCGTGCCAGCATTTTGCCTCCTGAAACAGGTTTTAACCTGGGTAGCTCTGGGCCACCCTTGGGCCATGTTTCCGGACCCCTGGCTACTCCGCGCCTCCTCCAGAACCGGAGCGATGTTCTTGTCCGCAGGACAGACGGCATCCGTCCCATCATCCTCCGAGCTCATCTCCCTATTCTGCCACATCCCACCCCACCTGTCCTGATGTTTGCTCACCGCTCCTCTTTAAGGCAACTTGCTAATTATAAACTTCATACACTTCATTTAGAAAATCACCTTTCTATCACCGTCCTAAACGGAATACAGTCTTGCCCGATGTAACAGAACAACAAACACAATGAAAGCAAAGGACTGGGATTAAATTCTGGCTAGACGCAGTGGCGGCCTGAGCTCGGGGCCTAAGCTCTGTTCGTTCTTTGTTAAAGGGAGGTAAATAAccttaaattatgtttaaaaagtaCAAACACATCGTGCTTACTCTGtgcaggcactgttttaagtgctCTCCAAATGCCAACTCTTCTCATCCTCACAGTGACTCTGCACAAAGTGCTACTGttgccctcattttacagatagggaaactgaggcacagttgGCCACTTGCTCCATTACCTCTCAGCTCCCAGGTTACCCCTCCTAATGGAAGGGTCAGGGAGGCATGAAGACACAGCACGAGGCTGAGCATGTCCTTGACGTCACCCATGAGACACTTCCTAGCTGGTTGAGCGGCTGCTAAGAGAGGTCCTGTTTTGTGTTCTCTTGAAATCACAGCACAGCACGCCTTCCCTCAAGGAGACGCTGTCCCGACAGTCCCCACCCCACAGGGGACTCTGTGAGGCTTGCCTGCCGCTCAGCAGAGGGGCTCAGGGGAAGGCCTTCCCAGGAGCAGCACTTACCtgcgaggaggaggagcaggctcAGGGCCACGTGCTGCATGGTGGAGCCGgcctggaaggggaggggagggcccagcTTTAGCAGGGCTGCAGGGGTGCCACGAGAGCCTCTGGTTCCCCATCCCCTCCTGCTCCACGCCCCGCCCAGGGGACACACCTCACCCCAGGGTGGGAAGGCTGGCTTTGAAGGCTGAGAGACAAGAGCTGAGGCGTGCAGTGGGGGCTAGGTGAGAACTCAGACCTGATGGGGAGCAGCAGTAATAACTCACTGGACACGGACTTGAGGCTTGAAGTGAATCACCCTGGCAACCAAATAAGAGAGAAGCTGCCTGTggttaaccccattttacagactgggaaactgaggctctggtaGGTGCCTTGTCAGAAGTGGGGTTTAAACCAGCGTTGGCTTTGCAGCAGCTGTCCCTAACTCAGGATTCTCGGGGCCTCGGGGTGTCTTGGGAAATGGGGTGTTAGAAGCCAAGTGGCCAGAGGCCAGTTCCTAGGAGTGTCTCCTATAGGCAGCTGGGAACCTGCCCGCCTTGCCCAGACTTTATAGACTCAAGCTGCTCAGGGCTGGGTGTGGTGGGGAGAGCCCaaggctgaggtgggggtgggggcggggatagACTTGGGAGAATTGgcctggctgcagccccagctccatCTTGTGTGCCACCCTGACCATTGACCCCCATttttgccccacccctgcccatgcCACCCCAGTCCCTGGTTCTGCCTCTaccccagtcccagccctgctcctACTCCACCCCTGACAAGCTCCTCCTGGCAGCAAACTCTCCCTCCACCAGGGAGCCCTGCTCAGCACAAAGAGGTCTCCTCTGTCCCCTCTTGGTCTAGGGTTagtccaccctccctccttcctctgtgcCTGCGATAAGCACCCGATCTCTGTGcatcccctgccctctccctgcccctgcccctgccccacggCCAAAGCATCTGTTGCCATAACCTTGACAGCAAGAGCTTACACTTCCTCTGACCCACCTGTGCCGGGCATGGCCAATGACCCTGCTGGGTTTTCACTCTTGTAATCCCGACAACCCCGGAGGCCATCTGTTACATTCCGCATTTCATGATGGGAGCACATATGTCCTCCCCACCCTGGTGAAAAGCCCATGTGACCGGAGAGAGCACCCCTCATCTCGCTCCTTCTCGGTCCCTCCATGGAACCCCCACCTGAGTAGCTTTCTATTTCAGGAGGAGGGCTTGTAGTTTTGGGGAGCATTACGAATGCATTTAGGAACCCGATCCAGAGGGGGGTCTGGAGAGGGTGTGTGGGCAGGACAGGCCCGTAGAAGGTTCTGCTGCTGTTGAAAGCGACCTGGTGAGGCTTTGCCGCCACAGGACTAACTGGCACTGGTAAGAGCCCGGCTCATGGAGGGTCCCCCGGGCACGCTGTGCTCGGTCTGTGCAGGTCACGGCAGCCTGATGAAGGCATCCCTGGGATCAGCCCGCTTTGCTGTCGCAACGCTGTAACCCGTGTGAACTATGCTGTCAGCGGCAACGCTGAGGCTCAGCCCTTAAGCCTCTTTCCATGGGATCCTCCGAGCCCCCGCCCTCTGCGAAGTCTCCATGACACTCCCTCCCAGCATCACCCGGCACCTCCAGCTCAGGGAGACGGCAGTGGCGCGCCCATGGCGCAAGCCGCCGAGCCTGGTGTGTGGGGGTCTGCCCCCCCTTTCCTATCAGGCCGTCGTCCTTGGAGGAGGCCTGAGCTGCTCCTGAACTGACTGTTACTGGTGTGAGGCTTGGACAGGAAGGCGGCTTTGCCGATGGAGGCTCTGCTCAGCCCTTCCCACTCCTTCCTGCCACGGAGCTCCCGTCCCTGCCAGCtgccctctgctctcccctctgctcctctATGGTGGTGGAGGCCAGGCCTTTCAGGCATGAGGAATGACTCCCGTGTCCCTGAAATCTCCCACCCAACCCCCCATTTTCCATCTCCTCGGGAACCTTCAGCTCCTTTTTCTCCATCCACAGGACCCCACTCCCTAGACACTCGAGTCTAGCTAGTCACCCTATCTCACCTGATACCACCAACCATCCATGATCCACTTAGACTCCTCCATTCGCTCGGGTACACCCAACCCCCCTGTTCGCCCAGATGCCCCCAGTCCTGTGCTGGTCCACCCAGGTGCCCCTGATCTACCCAGACCTTATCCGCTCACCAGCTCCAGAGGAGAATCATGGGAGGAGGATCTCTCTAGgccattggtcggcaaactcattagtcaacagagccaaatatcaacagtacaacgacggaaatttcttttgagagccaacttttttaaacttaaacctctcctaacgccacttcttcaaaatagactcgcctaggccgtggtattttgtggaagagccacactcaaggggccaaagagccgcatgtggctcgtgagccgcagtttgccgaccacggctctagggctTTCTCTAatctcctgctcctgcccccagaAAAGGAGCTGGAAGGGAGGTAGGTTCTAGGGTCTTTAACAGAGagcagtggagggagggggccccaTCTCTCACCGGTGCGGCTCCCCAGGCTGTGTGGACGGTCTAGTTCCGCCTGAGTCCTGCCTTTATCTGCAGCTGCCACGCCCTGAGCAAACCTGGGCAGCGCCGGGCAGGTAGAGAACAAGTCAGACTGCCTAAAGCCCAGGGACTCTCATCCCATTCCTGCTCTTAAAGGGACAGCTCCAGCCGCCACCCCACCACTGGCAGGAGCTCCCTGGGCTGGAACTCGTCCCCAGCCCCGACATTAGAGGAGGGGGCTTTCTCCAATCTCCTGCCCCTCGGAGAAGGACTTGGAAGGGAGAAAGTGTGGGGTCTTTAACAGCAGAGTGCTGGcctgggggtcggggagggggtggaggagggcgaGGCAGAGGTAGTATCCCAGTTGTTTTTACTTAGATTGTGTGCTGTGCTTGGAGGAGGGATTGGCCGCAGTCATGGGAGAGCTGATGTCCTCTTCCAGGCCACTTGCTGCTGTTGACTTAGTGTGAGGGTCAACAGAAGATGCTGGTAGGGCCGAGGAGAGGTGGGGCTGCTTGGCCCTAAACCATGACTCCTCCTCTGTTGTGTCCATCGTGCCCCAGGGAGACTGGGAACTGGCTCCTGAGCGCCAGGTCCAGACCTTCGTAGCCCAGGCTCTTCCTAAGAGCGCTGAGAGCCTGGGGTACACAGCAGGCCTCGGGGTCGGGGGCTGCCTGCCATTCCGGATAAGGCCCAACTGCACCGTGCTCGGCTCCtttaccctcccccctccctctcccgcccctcctcctcaTGGCATTCCTTCCGGCTGGGGTCTGTGCATGCCCCCACTTGGTCCCCGTtggggtgccccctccccccaattccgCCTTTTTAGACAGAGAGACTTTTGTCTGGGGGCTGGATAGAGAACAAGGCTCCTTTGAGTGGCTGGTAGAGGATTGGGGtcatggggaggggcagggccagaaaAGGGGTGGCTCTGTGCTGGCCACCAGCTGGACTCCAGGCGACCCCCAATACCatcacaggggtggggaggagggctgcAGGAACCAGGCCAGGGAGAGGGTGGAGTGCAGGCCAGGGAAAAGGGGTTTGGAGGTCAAGGCTCTGCTGGGGCTAtttgctgggggcagggagaacaGACCCCCCACTTCTcagcagggagggacagggaggcagcAATGTTCACCCAGCTATATGGTTTCTTTATGTGGTTCCCTCGGGCAGTTTCTCGGTCCCAGGCCCCAGACTAGGACAggtcctctccccactcccattcaGGAGGGGCCAGTCCCTACAAGAAGTGGAGGGGACACTCAGGAAGGGTGGGGCTCAGCCAAAGTGGGAAATTCGGGGTGGGTGGAGACAGAGACGGAGGAAGGGGAGGCCTGAGGGGGATTCCAGTCCAGCTAAGGGGTCTTTGTGTCTGGGCAGATAGCAGCTCTTGCACAGACAGTTCAGGATTGTAACATCCCTGGGAAGACCCCTTTGGTGGTCTTGGGAGTGGAGTGGTGTCTCCCCCTGCTGGGAAGTCTGGGAACTACAGGCATCTGAGCGTGAGAAGGCCTGAGTGCACTGTGGTGGAGGATGTATGCTAGGTCCTTCATCTATGCCGCCCTCTGCAAACTCAGATGCCAAAGGGGCCAGGCAAGAATCGTGAATGAGTACAGCAGGACAGGCGTGCGATTATAAGGTATGGGGACAATTCAGCAAACAGGAGAACTATTGTTCTGTCTAACGGGCAGCTGCCAAAAAGACTGGAGCAAGCCCACATGGACAGATAAAGAAGTACTTCCCAGATACCTTGGGAAAAAAGCAAGATGTATCGAAGTATGCTGCCATTTG is a window from the Eptesicus fuscus isolate TK198812 chromosome 21, DD_ASM_mEF_20220401, whole genome shotgun sequence genome containing:
- the FXYD3 gene encoding LOW QUALITY PROTEIN: FXYD domain-containing ion transport regulator 3 (The sequence of the model RefSeq protein was modified relative to this genomic sequence to represent the inferred CDS: inserted 1 base in 1 codon); its protein translation is MASGVVGITRVKTQQGHWPCPAQGDSLQASSPCPAGSTMQHVALSLLLLLAGLPALDANDPEDKNSPFYYDWHSLRVGGLICAGVLCAIGIIVVLSKWRSCPGSGAGXGSPLLTIPLSPTGGKCKCKFSQKPSHRPGDSPPLVTPGSAHNC
- the LGI4 gene encoding leucine-rich repeat LGI family member 4 encodes the protein MGGAGILLLLLLLAEVGAGAAWRPPKGKCPLSCSCSKDSALCEGSPDLPESFSPTLLSLSLVRIGVTQLKAGSFLRVPSLHLLLFTFNSFSTVEDDAFAGLSHLQYLFIEDNEIGSISKNALRGLRSLTHLSLANNHLETLPRFLFRGLETLTHVDLRGNPFQCDCRVLWLLQWIPSVNASVGTGACAGPTALAHMQLRHLDPKTFKCRTIELSRFQTVGESALGVEPFSYQGEPHVVLAQPFAGRCLILSWDYGLQRFRLEEELSAPSVVSCKPLVLGLRLFVLAARLWGGSQLWARPGPGLRLAPTQALAPKRLLRPNDAELLWLDGQPCFVVADASKAGSTTLLCRDGPGFYPRQSLHAWHRDTDAEAFELDGRPHLLLASASQRPVLFRWFGGRFERRTDIPEAEDVYATRHFQASGDVFLCLTRYIGDSLVMRWDGSMFRLLQQLPSRGAHVFQPLLIARDQLAILGSDFAFSQVFRLEPDKGLLEPLQELGPPALVAPRAFAHIAMAGRRFLFAACFKGPTQIYQLHELDLSA